Proteins encoded by one window of Nocardioides euryhalodurans:
- a CDS encoding glycosyltransferase family 2 protein: protein MTDLLDRESFSYSIVIPVYNSEEIVGTTIDRVVEVFTEAGLRHEVVLVNDGSSDDSWRVISERAARTPGVVALDLMKNYGQHYANLAGLREAGGDYVITMDDDLQNPPDQALVLIDKAMAGHEVVFGQFEQKQAAGHRRLGSRLIGLINRRVFGQPTDLVVSNFRILRRDVVDRIVSSRTAYPYITGQALMFSGNRANATVRHDPRPAGKSTYSLIKILRLVTTILFSYSSWPLRAAALVGFAISGLSFLLGGFLLVRALVTESIVPGWTSIMVLVSLFAGFIIALLSMIGEYVVRTLNTVSSDATFHVVRRVAR, encoded by the coding sequence ATGACCGACCTGCTCGACCGGGAGAGCTTCTCGTACTCGATCGTGATCCCCGTCTACAACAGCGAGGAGATCGTCGGGACGACCATCGACCGCGTGGTCGAGGTGTTCACCGAGGCCGGGCTGCGGCACGAGGTGGTCCTCGTCAACGACGGCAGCAGCGACGACAGCTGGCGGGTGATCTCCGAACGTGCGGCACGGACGCCGGGGGTGGTCGCGCTGGACCTGATGAAGAACTACGGCCAGCACTACGCCAACCTCGCCGGCCTGCGCGAGGCCGGCGGCGACTACGTCATCACCATGGACGACGACCTGCAGAACCCTCCCGACCAGGCGCTCGTGCTCATCGACAAGGCGATGGCGGGCCACGAGGTCGTCTTCGGCCAGTTCGAGCAGAAGCAGGCCGCGGGCCACCGGCGCCTGGGCAGCAGGCTGATCGGCCTCATCAACCGGCGCGTCTTCGGCCAGCCCACGGACCTGGTCGTCTCCAACTTCCGGATCCTGCGGCGCGACGTCGTGGACCGCATCGTCTCGTCGCGCACCGCCTACCCCTACATCACCGGTCAGGCCCTGATGTTCTCGGGCAACCGCGCCAACGCCACCGTCCGCCACGACCCGCGCCCGGCGGGCAAGAGCACCTACAGCCTGATCAAGATCCTGCGGCTGGTCACCACGATCCTCTTCAGCTACAGCTCGTGGCCGCTGCGCGCCGCCGCGCTCGTCGGCTTCGCGATCTCCGGGCTGAGCTTCCTGCTCGGCGGCTTCCTGCTCGTGCGCGCGCTGGTCACGGAGTCGATCGTGCCGGGCTGGACCTCCATCATGGTCCTCGTGTCGCTGTTCGCCGGTTTCATCATCGCGCTGCTCTCGATGATCGGCGAGTACGTCGTCCGGACGCTCAACACCGTCAGCTCGGACGCGACCTTCCACGTGGTGCGGAGGGTGGCCCGGTGA
- a CDS encoding DolP-mannose mannosyltransferase, translated as MSNALPSRIDRVGVLVALAATGVFLLHGFRGNLGQDAAVYAYAGQRVADGVPPYVGILNRSGPLAHLVPGVGALVGRVVGTDDLLAMRVLLALVSVASVWLAYLVARDWCGSRLAGLVAGTTMLTFGGFVHYATYGPREKTTMIFCILLTLWAIGRRRWVTAGVGTALATLTWQGAFFPLVVAALVALLLLPGRRSTLSALGRYLGAGVVVTAVTLLGFWVVGALRAFLEGFLLVNLGYTEQRGLLEAWARVPEILRPVYGWSTVLLIGGSLACVVLAALAARRLDRASPTAVGVVATGAGVLAELGFSLTAFQGWPDALVFVPFAALGTAGVLHLLTRALDARARRAVLAVASVALLVAAAQGSWSTRNTLLEEQREQAHALLAVTGPEATVLSIGSPQPLVLADLDNPIRHQMFLNGMTEFVDDTRPGGLEQLVEDLERIRPTIIAVDRPVTHDWLQPLLAEDYVRLGGSRASVRWFVIDTLSREDVRRARELVHAGPLTTEVPLVGRSGP; from the coding sequence TTGTCGAATGCTCTCCCGTCCCGGATCGACCGTGTCGGAGTCCTGGTCGCCCTCGCGGCCACCGGGGTCTTCCTGCTCCACGGCTTCCGGGGCAACCTGGGCCAGGACGCCGCGGTCTACGCGTACGCCGGGCAGCGGGTCGCCGACGGCGTACCTCCCTACGTCGGGATCCTGAACCGGTCCGGCCCGCTCGCCCACCTCGTGCCGGGAGTCGGCGCCCTGGTCGGCCGCGTCGTCGGGACCGACGACCTGCTGGCCATGCGGGTCCTGCTGGCGCTCGTCTCCGTGGCCTCGGTCTGGCTGGCCTACCTCGTCGCCCGCGACTGGTGCGGCTCCCGGCTCGCCGGGCTGGTGGCCGGGACGACGATGCTCACCTTCGGCGGGTTCGTGCACTACGCGACGTACGGACCACGCGAGAAGACCACGATGATCTTCTGCATCCTGCTGACCCTGTGGGCGATCGGGCGCCGCCGGTGGGTCACCGCCGGTGTCGGCACGGCGTTGGCGACGCTGACCTGGCAGGGCGCCTTCTTCCCCCTCGTGGTCGCGGCGCTCGTGGCCCTGCTGCTGCTCCCCGGCCGCCGGTCCACCCTGAGCGCGCTCGGCCGCTACCTCGGCGCCGGCGTCGTGGTGACCGCCGTGACCCTGCTCGGCTTCTGGGTGGTGGGGGCGCTCCGGGCGTTCCTCGAGGGCTTCCTGCTCGTCAACCTCGGCTACACCGAGCAGCGGGGCCTCCTCGAGGCGTGGGCCCGGGTCCCCGAGATCCTGCGACCCGTCTACGGCTGGTCCACCGTGCTGCTGATCGGCGGCAGCCTGGCGTGCGTGGTCCTGGCGGCGCTCGCGGCCCGACGGCTCGACCGCGCCTCCCCCACCGCGGTCGGCGTGGTCGCGACCGGCGCGGGGGTCCTCGCCGAGCTCGGCTTCAGCCTGACGGCCTTCCAGGGCTGGCCCGACGCCCTGGTCTTCGTCCCGTTCGCTGCCCTCGGCACCGCCGGGGTGCTCCACCTCCTCACCCGTGCACTCGACGCGCGAGCACGGCGGGCGGTGCTCGCCGTGGCCTCCGTCGCCCTGCTGGTCGCGGCCGCGCAGGGCTCGTGGTCGACCCGCAACACCCTCCTGGAGGAGCAGCGGGAGCAGGCGCACGCACTGCTCGCGGTCACGGGTCCGGAGGCGACCGTCCTCTCGATCGGCTCTCCCCAGCCGCTGGTCCTCGCCGACCTCGACAACCCGATCCGCCACCAGATGTTCCTCAACGGGATGACGGAGTTCGTGGACGACACCCGGCCGGGCGGCCTCGAACAGCTCGTCGAGGACCTCGAGCGGATCCGGCCCACGATCATCGCCGTCGACCGGCCGGTGACGCACGACTGGCTGCAGCCCTTGCTCGCGGAGGACTACGTGCGCCTCGGGGGGTCACGGGCGAGCGTCCGCTGGTTCGTGATCGACACGCTGAGCCGGGAGGACGTACGTCGGGCGCGTGAGCTCGTGCATGCGGGGCCTCTGACGACGGAAGTGCCCCTCGTGGGACGATCCGGCCCATGA
- a CDS encoding glycosyltransferase 87 family protein — protein sequence MPETLNRLRRIDPWGPALAAASVVVFLVHGFGGILTRDLALYAYGGQQFAEGVPPFVSVLNRAGPLAHMVPGVATWVGRLLGADSGSDDLFVMRLLMMVLSVAAVWVVYLLSRDAFGSRLAGVAAASSLLAFQGFVTYATGGPREKTTMMLLVAIALWAVVHRRWGLAGTTVALATLTWQPVFFGGAAAAAVAILLLRARRAQLTALVRFAVGGLLTTAAFVLYYVLVDALEEFLDAFYFINATYTRQTGLLAYFADEPSEIFDGFGWSLWLILLGLAAMVVLGAVRVRRLDRDDPHTVAVVALGGGTLASVLWSCYVFNGWADAMFMLPFAAAGLGGLVHLVARLVPARAGTVVVAAYVAIVLVAATLSSWQTRDERLWAMRDVNEDVLEVVGPDATVMSVGAPQPLVFGRMRNIVYHQMFIAGLYEYVDDTWPGGLEGLAADIEDERPTLITIDHPTWYDFIDPVVERHYEELGTTYLMTWYVDRSLGEAELEELREIVGRDLPDD from the coding sequence GTGCCCGAGACGCTGAACCGCCTCCGCCGGATCGACCCGTGGGGGCCGGCGCTCGCCGCCGCCTCCGTCGTGGTGTTCCTGGTCCACGGCTTCGGCGGGATCCTCACCCGCGACCTCGCGCTGTACGCCTACGGCGGGCAGCAGTTCGCCGAGGGCGTCCCGCCCTTCGTGTCGGTCCTCAACCGCGCCGGACCGCTGGCCCACATGGTGCCGGGCGTCGCCACCTGGGTGGGCCGGCTCCTCGGGGCGGACTCCGGCTCCGACGACCTGTTCGTGATGCGGCTGCTGATGATGGTGCTGTCCGTCGCCGCGGTGTGGGTGGTCTACCTCCTCTCCCGGGACGCGTTCGGGTCGCGTCTCGCCGGGGTCGCCGCCGCGTCGAGCCTGCTCGCGTTCCAGGGCTTCGTCACCTACGCCACCGGTGGTCCGCGCGAGAAGACGACCATGATGCTCCTGGTCGCGATCGCCCTGTGGGCCGTCGTGCACCGGAGGTGGGGCCTCGCCGGGACCACGGTCGCACTGGCCACCCTGACCTGGCAGCCCGTCTTCTTCGGCGGCGCCGCCGCCGCCGCCGTCGCGATCCTGCTGCTCCGGGCCCGTCGGGCACAGCTCACGGCCCTGGTCCGCTTCGCCGTCGGCGGCCTGCTCACGACGGCTGCCTTCGTCCTCTACTACGTGCTGGTCGACGCGCTCGAGGAGTTCCTGGACGCCTTCTACTTCATCAACGCGACCTACACCCGTCAGACCGGGCTGCTGGCCTACTTCGCGGACGAGCCGAGCGAGATCTTCGACGGCTTCGGCTGGTCGCTGTGGCTGATCCTGCTCGGTCTGGCCGCGATGGTCGTGCTCGGAGCCGTGCGCGTCCGCCGGCTCGACCGCGACGACCCGCACACCGTCGCGGTGGTCGCCCTCGGCGGCGGCACGCTGGCCAGCGTGCTGTGGTCCTGCTACGTCTTCAACGGCTGGGCCGACGCGATGTTCATGCTGCCCTTCGCGGCGGCCGGTCTCGGCGGCCTGGTCCACCTGGTCGCCCGGCTGGTCCCGGCCCGTGCGGGCACGGTCGTCGTGGCGGCGTACGTCGCGATCGTGCTCGTGGCCGCCACGCTCTCGTCGTGGCAGACGCGCGACGAGCGGCTGTGGGCGATGCGCGACGTCAACGAGGACGTCCTCGAGGTCGTGGGGCCCGACGCGACGGTGATGTCGGTCGGCGCGCCGCAGCCCCTGGTCTTCGGCCGCATGCGCAACATCGTCTACCACCAGATGTTCATCGCCGGCCTCTACGAGTACGTCGACGACACCTGGCCCGGCGGCCTCGAGGGCCTGGCCGCGGACATCGAGGACGAGCGCCCCACGCTGATCACGATCGACCACCCCACCTGGTACGACTTCATCGACCCGGTCGTCGAGCGCCACTACGAGGAGCTCGGCACGACCTACCTGATGACGTGGTACGTCGACCGGTCCCTCGGCGAGGCGGAGCTCGAGGAGCTCCGCGAGATCGTCGGCCGGGACCTCCCGGACGACTGA
- a CDS encoding exodeoxyribonuclease III, whose protein sequence is MRLATWNVNSLRSRIDRVEAFLQRHDVDVLALQETKAREDQLPLMGLQAMGYEVAAAGVNQWNGVAILSRVGLADVEVGFPGQPGWGEPAAAEARALGATCGGVRVWSLYVPNGRKPDDPHYVYKLDWLARLRDAATGWLGEPTALVGDWNICPTDDDVFDPAQFRNSTHVTPPERAAFQAFLDEGYLEVTREHAPGYTYWDYYRQRFERDRGLKIDFVLGSPSLAERVTGAFIDRDERAGTGASDHAPVVVDLTTP, encoded by the coding sequence GTGCGCCTCGCCACCTGGAACGTCAACTCACTCCGCTCCCGCATCGACCGGGTCGAGGCGTTCCTGCAGCGGCACGACGTCGACGTGCTGGCGCTCCAGGAGACCAAGGCCCGCGAGGACCAGCTGCCGTTGATGGGCCTGCAGGCGATGGGCTACGAGGTCGCCGCTGCCGGGGTGAACCAGTGGAACGGCGTGGCGATCCTGAGCCGGGTGGGGCTCGCGGACGTCGAGGTCGGCTTTCCGGGCCAGCCGGGCTGGGGCGAGCCCGCGGCGGCCGAGGCGCGGGCACTCGGAGCCACCTGTGGCGGCGTACGGGTGTGGTCGCTGTACGTCCCCAACGGCCGCAAGCCGGACGACCCGCACTACGTCTACAAGCTCGACTGGCTGGCCCGGCTCCGTGACGCGGCCACCGGCTGGCTCGGCGAGCCGACCGCGCTCGTGGGCGACTGGAACATCTGCCCCACCGACGACGACGTCTTCGATCCCGCACAGTTCCGCAACAGCACCCACGTCACCCCGCCCGAGCGGGCCGCCTTCCAGGCGTTCCTCGACGAGGGATACCTCGAGGTCACCCGCGAGCACGCCCCGGGCTACACCTACTGGGACTACTACCGCCAGCGCTTCGAGCGCGACCGCGGGCTGAAGATCGACTTCGTGCTCGGCTCCCCGTCCCTGGCCGAGCGCGTGACCGGCGCCTTCATCGACCGCGACGAGCGGGCCGGGACCGGAGCCTCGGACCACGCGCCGGTCGTGGTGGACCTCACGACCCCGTAG
- a CDS encoding M57 family metalloprotease: MTRLNPRTVAAATLAAGALAVSALPAQAANEYGDAPSYQDFRASTYVDSDAQYIVNGDEPVATDGRLRQFYDQMVGDRHTGRQVEDGLIVNRVNGQDDRWSASQVGNLTYCVSTKFGSDHSRMVTAMASGAGQWEAASSAVDFVHVPAQDASCNTRNNNVLFSVEPVNSSSYIARAFFPSSPKRSRNVLVDDSIWTSGSWTPSNIVAHELGHTLGFRHEHTRPESGTCFEDNNWRPLTPYDSASIMHYPQCNGSSDDLSMTETDRAGARALYGS, encoded by the coding sequence ATGACGCGCCTCAACCCCCGCACCGTCGCCGCCGCCACCCTCGCGGCCGGCGCGCTCGCCGTCTCGGCGCTCCCCGCCCAGGCTGCGAACGAGTACGGCGACGCCCCGTCCTACCAGGACTTCCGCGCCTCGACGTACGTCGACTCCGACGCGCAGTACATCGTCAACGGCGACGAGCCGGTCGCCACGGACGGGCGGCTCCGCCAGTTCTACGACCAGATGGTGGGCGACAGGCACACCGGTCGTCAGGTCGAGGACGGGCTCATCGTCAACCGGGTCAACGGCCAGGACGACAGGTGGAGCGCCTCGCAGGTCGGCAACCTGACGTACTGCGTGAGCACCAAGTTCGGCTCGGACCACTCCCGGATGGTCACCGCGATGGCCAGCGGGGCCGGCCAGTGGGAGGCGGCCTCGTCGGCGGTCGACTTCGTGCACGTCCCGGCCCAGGACGCCAGCTGCAACACGCGCAACAACAACGTGCTCTTCTCCGTCGAGCCGGTGAACTCCAGCAGCTACATCGCGCGGGCGTTCTTCCCGAGCAGCCCGAAGCGGTCGCGCAACGTCCTCGTGGACGACTCGATCTGGACCTCCGGGTCCTGGACGCCCTCCAACATCGTCGCCCACGAGCTGGGCCACACGCTGGGCTTCCGCCACGAGCACACGCGTCCCGAGTCGGGCACCTGCTTCGAGGACAACAACTGGCGCCCGCTGACGCCCTACGACTCGGCCTCGATCATGCACTACCCCCAGTGCAACGGGTCCTCCGACGACCTCAGCATGACCGAGACCGACCGGGCGGGTGCCAGGGCGCTGTACGGCTCCTGA
- the ychF gene encoding redox-regulated ATPase YchF translates to MALTIGIVGLPNAGKSTLFNALTKNDVLAANYPFATIEPNVGVVGVPDERLPQLAEVFDSARVLPATVEFVDIAGIVRGASEGEGLGNKFLSHIRESAAICQVTRVFRDEDVTHVDGKVDPASDISTIQTEMILADLQTVEKAVPRLEKEAKGKKELLPVVAVAREAQAALEAGTPIIATDLDRALLRELSLLTAKPYIYVFNCDADELVDEDLKQRMRDLVAPAEAIFLDAKFEAELVELDDDAEAREMLAEMGITEPGLDQLARVGFDTLGLQTYLTAGPKEARAWTIRKGSTAPEAAGVIHTDFQKGFIKAEIVSFEDLLEAGSMLKAKEAGKVRMEGKDYVMQDGDVVEFRFNV, encoded by the coding sequence GTGGCTCTCACCATCGGCATCGTCGGCCTGCCCAACGCCGGCAAGTCCACCCTCTTCAACGCCCTCACGAAGAACGACGTGCTCGCGGCGAACTACCCGTTCGCGACGATCGAGCCGAACGTCGGCGTCGTGGGGGTCCCCGACGAGCGGCTCCCGCAGCTGGCGGAGGTCTTCGACAGCGCGCGGGTCCTGCCGGCGACCGTCGAGTTCGTCGACATCGCCGGGATCGTCCGCGGCGCCAGCGAGGGCGAGGGACTCGGCAACAAGTTCCTCTCCCACATCCGGGAGTCGGCCGCGATCTGCCAGGTGACGCGGGTCTTCCGCGACGAGGACGTCACGCACGTCGACGGCAAGGTCGACCCTGCGAGCGACATCTCCACGATCCAGACCGAGATGATCCTGGCCGACCTGCAGACGGTAGAGAAGGCGGTCCCGCGGCTGGAGAAGGAGGCGAAGGGCAAGAAGGAGCTGCTCCCGGTCGTCGCGGTCGCCAGGGAGGCCCAGGCGGCGCTGGAGGCTGGGACGCCGATCATCGCAACCGACCTCGACCGAGCGCTGCTCCGCGAGCTGTCCCTGCTGACGGCCAAGCCGTACATCTACGTCTTCAACTGCGACGCCGACGAGCTGGTCGACGAGGACCTCAAGCAGCGGATGCGTGACCTGGTCGCGCCCGCCGAGGCGATCTTCCTCGACGCGAAGTTCGAGGCGGAGCTGGTCGAGCTGGACGATGACGCCGAGGCCCGCGAGATGCTGGCCGAGATGGGCATCACCGAGCCCGGCCTCGACCAGCTGGCCCGGGTCGGCTTCGACACCCTCGGCCTGCAGACCTACCTCACCGCCGGGCCCAAGGAGGCCCGCGCCTGGACGATCCGCAAGGGGTCGACGGCCCCCGAAGCCGCGGGCGTGATCCACACCGACTTCCAGAAGGGCTTCATCAAGGCCGAGATCGTCTCGTTCGAGGACCTCCTCGAGGCCGGGTCGATGCTCAAGGCCAAGGAGGCCGGCAAGGTCCGCATGGAGGGCAAGGACTACGTGATGCAGGACGGCGACGTCGTGGAGTTCCGCTTCAACGTCTGA
- a CDS encoding patatin-like phospholipase family protein yields MVALVLDAGGARSAYQVGALEVLLPAVAERGTRPRVLVGTSAGALLTAALGATAHLEPDEQTTRLDNVLSHTTKQNVMRPLWRQVPDVVVRYASETLGLSHFRLRGLFGSQPLAQTLATHIDWDALHRNVTDGVIGSVAVTATSVRTGRVTMFTESGSPVPRSAPEYHGRFVAARLDVPHLMASAAIPVLFPSVHVDEPAEAAGWFVDGATRRRAPLAPALELGADRVVVVGTGGLRPPAAEPDLDRVAVDLGDAGATLLGAVMDDPLRHDLRRLTDLNGLTGDAELAPILERHRAARGRDAYRTVPYVAVAPEDGEELARTAIQVFRANHGSLMRTLGDPDLQIVHRLLGSDSPLQGELLSYLLFDPDFFAAAAAFGRRDALRWVEQNPDLWRTDALPDP; encoded by the coding sequence GTGGTGGCGCTGGTTCTCGATGCGGGAGGCGCTCGCTCGGCCTACCAGGTGGGCGCGCTGGAGGTGCTCCTGCCGGCCGTGGCGGAACGCGGAACCCGGCCCCGCGTGCTGGTCGGAACCAGCGCCGGCGCCCTGCTCACGGCCGCGCTCGGCGCGACGGCCCACCTGGAGCCGGACGAGCAGACCACGCGGCTCGACAACGTGCTCAGCCACACCACGAAGCAGAACGTGATGCGCCCGCTGTGGAGGCAGGTGCCCGACGTGGTCGTGCGGTACGCGTCGGAGACGCTGGGGCTGTCGCACTTCCGGCTGCGCGGGTTGTTCGGAAGCCAGCCACTCGCCCAGACCCTCGCGACGCACATCGACTGGGATGCCCTGCACCGCAACGTCACGGACGGCGTCATCGGGTCCGTGGCCGTCACGGCGACCTCCGTCCGAACCGGGCGGGTCACCATGTTCACCGAGTCCGGCTCCCCCGTACCTCGCTCGGCGCCCGAGTACCACGGGCGCTTCGTCGCCGCCCGGCTCGACGTCCCCCACCTGATGGCCTCCGCGGCGATCCCGGTCCTGTTCCCGTCGGTGCACGTCGACGAACCGGCCGAGGCGGCGGGGTGGTTCGTCGACGGCGCCACCCGCCGACGAGCGCCTCTCGCTCCCGCACTCGAGCTCGGTGCCGATCGGGTGGTCGTGGTCGGCACCGGCGGGCTACGCCCACCAGCCGCAGAACCCGACCTGGACCGGGTCGCCGTCGACCTGGGAGACGCCGGGGCCACCCTGCTCGGCGCAGTCATGGACGACCCGCTGCGACACGACCTGCGACGGCTCACGGACCTGAACGGGCTGACCGGCGACGCCGAGCTCGCCCCGATCCTCGAGCGTCACCGCGCGGCCCGAGGCCGGGACGCGTACCGCACGGTCCCCTACGTCGCCGTCGCGCCCGAGGACGGCGAGGAGCTGGCTCGGACCGCGATCCAGGTCTTCCGCGCCAACCACGGCTCGCTGATGCGCACCCTCGGCGATCCCGACCTGCAGATCGTGCACCGGTTGCTCGGCAGCGACAGCCCGCTGCAGGGCGAGCTTCTCTCCTACCTCCTGTTCGACCCCGACTTCTTCGCCGCAGCCGCCGCCTTCGGGCGCCGCGACGCCCTGCGTTGGGTCGAGCAGAACCCGGACCTGTGGCGGACCGATGCCCTTCCGGACCCTTGA